The segment TGCCGTTGCCGCGAGGAAAGTCCTCCCGCAGCGGCGCGGGACAGTCACGGCGCTGGTCATAGACGCTCAACGAGCTGATGTGCACGAGACGCCGCACGCCGGCCAGCCTCACGGCTTCCAGGACGTTGATGGTCCCCATGACGTTGATATTGACGCCGGTGTAGGGGGCATCGGCTACCTTGGTGCCGATGAGTCCAGCGGTGTGCACCACGGTGTCCACGCCGTGCTCCGTCATGGCGTGAAGAAGCCTCGGCAGGTCGAGGGTATCGCCCTGGAGGAACGCGACGTCCGCCCCCGGCAGTTTCCTCTCCAGGAAGTCGCCCAAGGGCTGCGCGTCGTAGAAGACCAGCGGGACGTTCCTTCGCACGGCAAACTCGGCGAAGGACGTCCCCACCAGTCCGGCACCGGTGATGAGTGTGGTCACGGGCGAATCCTCTGGTCGTTCGCACCCAGCGCGCTGCGAGGTGTCTCCCCGGCGACTCGGCTCAGCCGCTCTCGCCGTTCCCCGAAAGGAAGTACCCGCCGGTAATGGCATCGTGCCAAGTCTTGGCGACGCCCGGTGCCACGCCCAGGGGCAGGTCCGTCTCCGGCGTCCAGTAGGAATGGACTCCGGCCTGGAAGTGCATCAGCGCGGTCTTGGGGGCCGGTTCCATGCGCGCGAACATGGGCATCACCAGGCTGCGGTAGGAGTCGGCGCTGTGGTCGCGGCTGTCCTTGGTGACGCAGAAGAGGACCGGCGGCACGGGCTTGACGCCGGGTCCCTGGAGTTCACGCCCGTAGCCCAGGTACTGTTGCACCAGCGCTTCGGTGCCGCGCTCGTCGAGGCCGAGCCGGCCGGCGGTGACCCGGGCACCCTCCTCCAGCGACGGTTCGATGTTGGTGCTGACGACGTACTCGCACTTGAACTGGGGCTGGTCCTTGGCGGCGTCCCATGCCTCCATCACTTCCTCGATGACCATGGGCAGCCGCATCAGCGCCACTGGGCCGTCCTGACCGAGCTTTTCGGGGCCGATGTAGCGTGCCTTGTCGCGCCACGTGCGAACGTACAGTTCGTAGAACGGGTCCACCCGGCTGGTCTCGGTCACCCGCCTTTCGTAGTCGCCGATGGCTCCGAGGGAACCCTGGACCGCCAGCTTGGCCTGGTTGATGTAGCCGAAGGACGAGTTCTCCACCGCCATGACGCCGGCGACGTTGGGCACCCGCTGGGACAGCATGAAGACGAACGGGCCGCCCGTGGAATGCCCGTGGACGTAGACGGAGTATTCCCCATCCGGAAGGTTCCGCGCCATCACCTGTTTGCCGCCCTCCTCGAAGGCCGCGGGCCAACCCGCGAGGCGGTACCAGAAGGTCGTGCCGGGCTTGGCGTGGAGCACGGTGCGGGTGCCGTAGCGTTCGCGCAGCGAGCTGTCCTTGACCACCTCGTACTGGTCCGGCGTGACGTGTTCGCCGGTGAGCCAGATGGGGGTGCGGATGGTACCGTCCGCATTGATGGTGTCCCCGGGCCAGTTGCGCGCCGGATCGTCCAGGCAGAGCCGGCCGGGATAGGTCATGGTGGCGACCTTGAAACCGAACTTCCCGGCGAGCAGGCGCGCCACGGGCGCCATGGTCTTGAAATCGCCGTCGCCGCCTGACAGCAGGTAGGCCCCCGCCTTCTTCCCGTCCGCGCCCACGACGATCCCCGCCGGGTCCTCCGGCTCGTAGATCTGCGCGCCGATGTCCCACTCCAGCCCCACGGCCTCGATACGGACCAGATCTTCGTACTCCTTGAGCGGGATGTCCGGCATCGCCAGAACCGCCCTGGAGTCGGTGAGGCACTCCTCCCGCGACACCTCCGCGGGAGGAGTCCAAACGGCACTTCGCGTTGTCATGGATATCCTGTCCTAATCCACCCCGTACAGCCGCGCGCAGTTGGTCCAGAAGATCTTCTCCAGGGACTCCTTCTTCAGCCCGGGGATGGACGTGAAGGTGGAGACGGCCTCGGGCCAGCGCGAGTCGATGTGCGGGTAGTCGGTTGAGAAAACGATGTTGTCGTCGCCCATGTAGTCGATGACGTTCACCACCAGCGCTTCGTCCACGTCCGCTGAGATGAAGCACTGCTCGCGGAAGTATTCGCTGGGCTTCTTGCGCAAGGGGATCTCCGCCATGGCTCCCTGAAGTTCGCAGTACTCGTCCATGCGGTACATCAGCCACGGCAGCCAACTGCAGTTGCCTTCGAGAAAGGCCACCCTCAGCTTGGGGAACTTCTCCAGCACGCCGCCCACGCAGAAGGCGCTGACGGCCAGGATCAGCTCCACCGGGTTGCGCAACGGGTTCACCAGGAGGTCTTCGTTGGGATGCCCCTCGAAGCGCCGGGCCACCTGGATCTGGTTGGGCCGTGCCGGCGGGTGGAAGCAGATGGGCACGTCGAGGTCGATGGCCTCGGCCCAGAGCGGGTCGAAGTGCCGGTCGTGGATGTGGTGACCGTTGATGGGTTCCGGGCAGAGCGACAGCCCGATTGCACCCTTTTCCTTGACGGCCCGCCGCGCTTCCTCCACCGCGAGGTCCACGTCGTGCAAGGTGATCAGGGCCGAACCCTTGAGGCGTGACCTGTCGGCGCCGCAGAAGTCGTACATCCAGTCGTTCCAGGCCTTGCACAGGTCGTTGGCGTACTCGGGCTCGAAGTCCTCGTTGGTGTGAAGCGGCGCGGTGCGGAACTGCACGGCGACGTCGAGTCCCTCCACGTCCATGGCCTCGACCTGCGAGACGTTGTTGTAGTTCTGCCGCGCGGGCTTGACGTAGGCGTCCTTCTGGCGCTGCTCGTGGAAGTGCACCGCCTTTCCGGGAGGACGGATCGGCGTGCCGTCGCCCAGCACGTAACGTGTCATGCCGTGGAGTGCGAGGCCCTTGTCCTGGCGCTTCTCCCGCACCTCGCCGCGCGGGATGCGGTCGCCCCACTTGGGATTCATGTAGGTCAGGTAGAGATCGTGGGGCTCGAACACGTGCATGTCGCTGTCGAGTATGCGCAAACCGTCTCTCATGGGTTCCTCCGTTTCGGGTACGCCGGCCTAATCCGGCGCCGCCGCCCCGCTGGTGTAAGCCCGCGCCAGGAAGTCCGCGGTATGCACCACGCGAATGGACGATCCCTGCTCCCGGAGCGCCGCCCGGATCTGCAGGATGCACCCCGGATTCCCGGTCACGAGCACGTCCGCCTCCGTCGCCACCACGTTCCTGGCCTTTCGCGCAGCCAGCCTGCCGGCCAGCTCCGGTTCCGTGAGATTGTAGGTCCCCGCGCTGCCGCAGCACACGTCCGCCTCGTGGAGATCGACCCACTCGACGCCCGGGATGTTCTTGAGAAGCTCACGCGGCTGCGCCTCCACGCCCTGCCCGTTCAACAGGTGGCACGCGTCATGATAGGCCACCTTGACGTTCACGCTTGTTCTGGGCGCGAAATCGGGCAACGCATGGAGGAACTCTGCCACATCCCGCACTTGGGCGGCAACACGTTCGGCCGCTGCCCGAAACGCGGCGTCCTCCTTGAAATGCGCGCCGTATTCGCGCATGGCCGCACCGCAACCGGCGGCGTTGGTCAGCACGGCGTCGACATCCAGGCTATCGAACGCGGCGATGGTCCCGCGCGCCAGCGCCAGACCCCGCTCGTGGTCTCCGTTGTGCAACGACAACGCGCCGCAGCAGCGGGCTCCCGGCGGAACCCGGACCTCGCACCCGTGCTGCGTCAACAGCCGAACCG is part of the Deltaproteobacteria bacterium genome and harbors:
- a CDS encoding amidohydrolase family protein, whose product is MRDGLRILDSDMHVFEPHDLYLTYMNPKWGDRIPRGEVREKRQDKGLALHGMTRYVLGDGTPIRPPGKAVHFHEQRQKDAYVKPARQNYNNVSQVEAMDVEGLDVAVQFRTAPLHTNEDFEPEYANDLCKAWNDWMYDFCGADRSRLKGSALITLHDVDLAVEEARRAVKEKGAIGLSLCPEPINGHHIHDRHFDPLWAEAIDLDVPICFHPPARPNQIQVARRFEGHPNEDLLVNPLRNPVELILAVSAFCVGGVLEKFPKLRVAFLEGNCSWLPWLMYRMDEYCELQGAMAEIPLRKKPSEYFREQCFISADVDEALVVNVIDYMGDDNIVFSTDYPHIDSRWPEAVSTFTSIPGLKKESLEKIFWTNCARLYGVD
- a CDS encoding heterodisulfide reductase-related iron-sulfur binding cluster → MSSQLADFESSGNCIHCGLCIASCPTFLELGTEMDSPRGRIQLMRSLRDGTVPLDDTSVRHLDLCLGCRACETTCPSGVRYGTLIEAAREFIGSRHRRSWWERMKRGLLNRALPNPTIMKAFGWAVRWMTRFGLRRVARAGLLPASVRRSLRYLPEPEAPFRSIALPEVTASVGPVRHRVGLLAGCVMQSLFGDTHAGTVRLLTQHGCEVRVPPGARCCGALSLHNGDHERGLALARGTIAAFDSLDVDAVLTNAAGCGAAMREYGAHFKEDAAFRAAAERVAAQVRDVAEFLHALPDFAPRTSVNVKVAYHDACHLLNGQGVEAQPRELLKNIPGVEWVDLHEADVCCGSAGTYNLTEPELAGRLAARKARNVVATEADVLVTGNPGCILQIRAALREQGSSIRVVHTADFLARAYTSGAAAPD